The Streptomyces sp. NBC_01268 genome segment GCGTGACCGGGACGCGGACGGGTCAGCGGCGCGTTGCGGCCCGTCTCCTTCAGCTCCGCCGGGTCGACCGGATCCGCCGACATCACCGTCTCCCACTTCGGCCACTCCGTGTTGCCGACCATGACCGCCACGGGCGAGCCGAGCGAGAGACCGTGGCGGACACCACCGAGGAAGGTCACCTCGTCCTGCTCGAACTTCATCCGGGCACCACGCCCGTAACCCAGCCGCCGCCGCGCCAGATGGTCGGCCACCAGCGCCGTGGTGACCGGCACGCCTGCGGGAAGTCCTTCGAGGGTCGCGACCAGCGCGGGTCCGTGGGACTCCCCCGCCGTCAGCCAACGCAGCCTGCTCAACGACGCTCCTCGGTCAGGCGGTCGAAGCCGCGGGTGTCGCGTCGCCGGGCTCCGTACATCTCGGCGATGAGGAAGGCGAGTTCGAGGGACTGGCTGCGGTTGAGCCGGGGGTCGCAGGCGGTCTCGTAGCGGGTGCGGAGGTCCTCGTCCCCGATGGCGTCCGCGCCGCCGACGCACTCGGTGACGTCGTCGCCGGTCAGCTCCACGTGGATGCCTCCCGGGTGGGTGCCCAGCTGGTGGTGCACCTCGAAGAACCCCTTGATCTCCTCCAGGATCCGGCTGAACTGGCGGGTCTTGTAGCCGCTCGCCGACTCGTAGGTGTTGCCGTGCATCGGGTCGCAGGTCCACACCGGCTGGGCTCCGGACGCCGTGACCTTCTCCACGAGTCCGGGCAGGACGTCCGTGATCCGGTCCGCGCCCATCCGCGTGATGAACGTGAGGCGGCCCGGGCGGCGTTCGGGATCGAGCCGGTCGATCAGGGCGAGCACGTCGTCGGCGGACGAGGTCGGTCCCAGCTTGACCCCGATCGGGTTCCGCACGGCGGCCGCGAACGCCACGTGGGCGCCGTCGAGTTGCCGGGTGCGCTCGCCGATCCACACCATGTGGGCCGAGACGTCGTAGAGGTGGCCCGTCCGGGAGTCCTGGCGGGTCAGCGCGGACTCGTAGTCGAGCAGCAGCGCCTCGTGGCTGGCGTAGAACTCGACCGTCTCCAGCTCGCTCGGCAGCGTGCCGCAGGACCGCATGAAGTCGAGGGCCGAGTCGATCTCGCCGGCCAGCCGCTCGTAGCGCTCGCCGGCCGGGGAGAGCGCCACGAAGTCCCGGTTCCAGGCGTGCACCCGGCGCAGGTCGGCGTATCCACCGGTGGTGAAGGCCCGGACCAGGTTCAGGGTGGCGGCCGACGCGTGGTACATCTGCCGCAGCCGGTGCGGGTCCGGCCGCCGGGACTCCTCCGTGAACGCGAGCCCGTTGACCGCGTCGCCGCGGTACGACGGCAGGGTCGTGCCGTCGCGCGTCTCGACGGCGCTGGAGCGCGGCTTGGCGTACTGGCCGGCCATCCGGCCCAGCTTGACCACGGGTACGGAGGCGGCGTACGTGAGCACCGCCGCCATCTGGAGGATCGTCCTGAGCTTGTTGTCGATCTGGTCGACGCCCACGCCGCCGAAGGTCTCGGCGCAGTCGCCCGCCTGGAGGAGGAAGGCCTCCCCCCTGGCCACCGCGGCGAGCCGCTCGGTCAGCCGGTCGCACTCCGCCGCGTAGACCAGCGGTGGGCACGAGCGCAGGAACGCCTGGGTCTCGGCGAGGGCGCCGGGGTCCGGCCATTCGGGCTGCTGCGCCGCGGGCAGCTGCCGCCAGTCGCGTGCTGTGTCTCCGTCCATGTCTACCTTCCGTCAAGTGCTCGGGGTGGGCTCGGTCGTGGTCAGGCGGCGGCCGGCCCCAGCCGCCTGAGGACGTCGAGCACGGTCTCCTGGCTGTAGAACGCGTCGGGGGGCAGCGAGACGAACAGCTGGATGCTCGTCACGCCGGGCAGGTGGTAGCGCATGATCTGCTCGCGGCACTCCTCGGGCGAGCCGCTGATGAACAGCCCGTCGACCACGTCGTCGGGGAGTGCCTTCTGGGCGCCCGCCGGATCGCCCGCGGCCCAGAACTCGTTGCATTCGCGGAGCAGTTCCCCGTGGCCGAGCCACTCGTGGAACTTCCGGTAGGGCTCGCGGTTGAGGATCCAGGCGAGGAACGGGCGGGCGTTGGCGCGGGCGTACGCCTTGTCCTCGGTCGGGCAGACGAAGAGCTTGACGACCAGCTCCTTGCCGAGCGGCTGCGGCCCCACGGCCTCCAGAATCGTGGGGACGTCCTCCGGGAAGAGCAGGTTGGTGATGGCTCCGTCGCCCTCGCCGAATCCGAGCCTGAGCATGTTGGGGCGCAGCGCCCCCAGGATGACCTTGACCGGTTCGGTCGGCGGA includes the following:
- a CDS encoding class II 3-deoxy-7-phosphoheptulonate synthase, encoding MDGDTARDWRQLPAAQQPEWPDPGALAETQAFLRSCPPLVYAAECDRLTERLAAVARGEAFLLQAGDCAETFGGVGVDQIDNKLRTILQMAAVLTYAASVPVVKLGRMAGQYAKPRSSAVETRDGTTLPSYRGDAVNGLAFTEESRRPDPHRLRQMYHASAATLNLVRAFTTGGYADLRRVHAWNRDFVALSPAGERYERLAGEIDSALDFMRSCGTLPSELETVEFYASHEALLLDYESALTRQDSRTGHLYDVSAHMVWIGERTRQLDGAHVAFAAAVRNPIGVKLGPTSSADDVLALIDRLDPERRPGRLTFITRMGADRITDVLPGLVEKVTASGAQPVWTCDPMHGNTYESASGYKTRQFSRILEEIKGFFEVHHQLGTHPGGIHVELTGDDVTECVGGADAIGDEDLRTRYETACDPRLNRSQSLELAFLIAEMYGARRRDTRGFDRLTEERR
- a CDS encoding LLM class F420-dependent oxidoreductase, with the protein product MPTSDRPPHAQPKWGVTLPLPGITIGHHKHIVERLPDIGYSDVWTAEGGGTDAFTPLAATAAWSPTLRLGTGIIPVYTRGPALIAQTAATLAQMAPGRLLLGLGSSVPAHVSDINGIPFEEPFKRTRDVLRFVTRALRGEYVADEFDTFDITGYRLPHPPTEPVKVILGALRPNMLRLGFGEGDGAITNLLFPEDVPTILEAVGPQPLGKELVVKLFVCPTEDKAYARANARPFLAWILNREPYRKFHEWLGHGELLRECNEFWAAGDPAGAQKALPDDVVDGLFISGSPEECREQIMRYHLPGVTSIQLFVSLPPDAFYSQETVLDVLRRLGPAAA